In the genome of Cryptomeria japonica chromosome 8, Sugi_1.0, whole genome shotgun sequence, one region contains:
- the LOC131055428 gene encoding heavy metal-associated isoprenylated plant protein 29, with translation MTALQIVEMQVNMDCGGCERKIRKAISQLRGVDSVEIDMAMQKVTVTGYIDRKKVIKAVRGCGKKAEVWPYPYNSEYISYTDRYYERPTFDSSYNYRKHGYNGSSHGYYQNPPYPTLVDDQVTDLFSDENPHACSIM, from the exons ATGACG GCATTACAGATTGTGGAGATGCAAGTAAATATGGATTGCGGTGGCTGCGAAAGAAAAATTCGCAAGGCTATCTCTCAACTCCGAG GGGTAGACAGCGTGGAGATCGACATGGCAATGCAGAAAGTTACAGTGACTGGTTATATCGATCGTAAAAAGGTTATAAAGGCTGTGAGAGGATGTGGGAAAAAGGCAGAGGTGTGGCCTTATCCTTATAATTCCGAGTATATTTCTTATACTGATCGTTATTATGAAAGACCAACGTTTGATTCGAGTTATAATTACCGTAAGCATGGATACAACGGTAGCAGCCATGGGTATTATCAAAATCCTCCCTATCCTACACTTGTAGACGATCAAGTGACAGATTTATTCAGCGATGAAAACCCGCATGCCTGCAGCATAATGTAA